Proteins encoded by one window of Martelella endophytica:
- a CDS encoding S1 family peptidase, giving the protein MIFSDERVHDQLERCSGVGMRFLLFFCFLFSLAGTAFGQYVPTDRCAVVVASRPTLAEAQQYRAINTSYRISAIYLTQNGWYALVADTLPKDGAPDLLTWRKAKGLIPKDSFCSSGKGFVEPVWPTDLRKDPPLLDANSLFAEFDARRLSIAEKRFLQAALALAGDYDGRLDGQWGQISQSAFERWSVREYKELPSNLHAALLAATGSEMLEAGGWGLYYDPDLRVSMQLPFDLVHAAEDSGITLKLEANDGSFDVMLTSMSNASAMDVHHKLQAAAAKNFREPPYVVRNDGFWVTSFSGADIWVYQRSDFGGGSGFARAALFTSQGESGHRIANLLIASYQLDPQADLTIPPGGALMGYLQATLDALSDVRESDPDQTVPPVVEASRAPDKPDLLSPKASGSGFYINDAGSVMTNEHVVAGCSRLAVDGTPARLGATDEQFDLAVVTVEAGLPASAAPLAFAVKPVRLNSDVTVAGYPLNGLLDALNVTRGSVSALKGMDNDATRLQITAPVQAGNSGGPIVDSHGQIVGVVVSKMNSLYVADIRGDLPQNVNFGVRGSIARIFAEANGIEIKQSDADIVLAPEDLAELLAAATVLIECYRARPFRNKLLIFPPRFPMLRG; this is encoded by the coding sequence TTGATTTTCAGCGATGAACGCGTGCACGATCAGTTGGAAAGATGCAGTGGGGTCGGCATGCGCTTTCTTTTATTTTTTTGTTTCTTGTTCTCTCTGGCGGGAACCGCTTTCGGTCAATATGTGCCGACTGATCGGTGTGCGGTCGTCGTGGCCTCAAGGCCGACGCTCGCTGAGGCTCAGCAGTACCGCGCCATCAATACAAGCTACAGAATCTCGGCTATCTACCTGACGCAGAACGGCTGGTATGCGCTTGTTGCCGACACCCTTCCGAAGGATGGTGCGCCGGATTTGCTGACATGGCGTAAGGCGAAAGGACTGATCCCGAAAGATTCCTTTTGCTCGAGCGGCAAAGGCTTCGTCGAGCCGGTCTGGCCGACCGACCTGCGCAAAGACCCACCCCTGCTTGATGCCAATAGCCTTTTTGCGGAATTTGATGCGCGCCGGTTGAGCATTGCCGAGAAGCGTTTTCTGCAGGCGGCCCTCGCGCTTGCCGGGGACTATGACGGCCGGCTTGACGGGCAGTGGGGGCAGATATCGCAGTCTGCGTTTGAGCGTTGGTCGGTGCGGGAATATAAGGAGCTGCCGTCAAATCTGCACGCGGCCCTTTTGGCGGCGACGGGAAGCGAAATGCTGGAGGCCGGCGGTTGGGGGCTCTACTACGATCCGGATTTGCGCGTTTCGATGCAACTGCCGTTCGATCTGGTTCACGCCGCAGAAGATAGCGGCATAACATTGAAACTTGAGGCGAACGACGGCAGTTTTGACGTGATGCTGACGTCGATGAGTAACGCGTCAGCGATGGATGTTCATCACAAATTGCAGGCAGCTGCCGCCAAAAATTTCCGGGAGCCTCCCTACGTCGTTCGCAACGACGGCTTCTGGGTGACATCCTTTTCCGGCGCAGATATTTGGGTTTATCAGCGGAGTGATTTTGGCGGCGGTTCGGGCTTTGCCCGCGCGGCGCTTTTTACCTCGCAAGGAGAGAGTGGGCACCGGATCGCGAACCTACTTATCGCCAGCTATCAGCTAGATCCTCAAGCTGATCTCACCATCCCGCCCGGCGGCGCGCTAATGGGCTATCTGCAGGCTACGCTCGACGCCTTGTCGGACGTCAGGGAGAGCGATCCTGACCAGACCGTTCCTCCCGTCGTGGAAGCCAGCAGAGCGCCGGACAAGCCCGATCTTCTCTCACCTAAAGCATCGGGAAGCGGCTTCTATATCAACGATGCAGGAAGCGTCATGACCAATGAGCATGTGGTCGCAGGCTGCAGCCGGTTGGCTGTTGATGGTACGCCAGCGCGTCTGGGCGCTACGGATGAGCAGTTTGATCTTGCCGTGGTCACGGTCGAAGCCGGACTTCCCGCTTCAGCTGCGCCTCTTGCCTTTGCCGTAAAGCCGGTGCGGCTAAATAGCGACGTGACGGTAGCTGGCTATCCTCTGAACGGGCTTCTGGATGCGCTAAATGTGACGCGCGGTTCTGTTTCCGCTCTGAAGGGTATGGACAATGACGCGACCCGCCTGCAGATCACCGCCCCCGTCCAGGCGGGTAATTCAGGCGGGCCGATTGTTGACAGCCATGGGCAGATCGTTGGCGTCGTGGTTTCCAAGATGAACAGCCTCTATGTGGCCGACATCCGAGGTGACCTGCCCCAGAACGTCAATTTCGGCGTGCGCGGCAGTATTGCGCGTATCTTCGCGGAAGCCAACGGGATCGAGATCAAACAGTCGGATGCCGATATCGTTCTTGCCCCCGAGGACCTTGCCGAGTTGCTGGCCGCCGCTACGGTTCTTATCGAGTGCTACCGAGCGCGGCCTTTCCGCAACAAGCTCTTGATCTTCCCCCCACGCTTTCCGATGTTGAGAGGGTGA
- a CDS encoding 5-(carboxyamino)imidazole ribonucleotide synthase → MKTVGIVGGGQLGRMLAMAAARLSIRTVVLEPQADCPAAQVANHHIVAAYDDAEALAELARRSDVITYEFENVPEESATRLAADRPVYPPPLALSVSQDRLTEKTFLNDCGIPTAGFRAVDNLDDLKAALAAFGGRGVLKTRRFGYDGKGQWVFSGTEDDPAAAFAALAGAPAIFEEWIDFEREISVIAARGLDGALICFDPAENEHREGILRVSRVPARITDAVASEARGHAARLLSALDYVGVLGLELFVDREGGLIANEFAPRVHNSGHWSEAACAVSQFEQHIRAVVGLPLVDPARIADCVMHNIIGDDMEKVPDWLKTAGARVHLYGKAESRPGRKMGHVTVVESRRNG, encoded by the coding sequence ATGAAGACCGTAGGTATCGTCGGCGGTGGTCAGCTCGGCCGCATGCTGGCCATGGCGGCTGCCAGACTTTCGATCCGCACCGTGGTGCTGGAGCCTCAGGCCGATTGCCCGGCAGCACAGGTGGCCAACCACCATATCGTCGCTGCCTATGACGATGCAGAAGCGCTTGCCGAGCTCGCCCGGCGCTCAGATGTCATTACCTATGAGTTCGAGAACGTGCCGGAGGAGAGCGCCACCCGTCTGGCCGCCGACCGGCCGGTCTATCCGCCGCCGCTGGCACTTTCGGTGTCGCAGGACCGGCTGACGGAAAAGACCTTCCTCAATGATTGCGGTATTCCCACTGCCGGGTTTCGTGCCGTCGACAACCTCGACGACCTGAAGGCCGCCCTCGCAGCCTTCGGCGGACGCGGGGTGCTGAAGACCCGCCGCTTCGGCTATGACGGCAAGGGGCAATGGGTGTTCTCGGGCACTGAGGACGACCCCGCGGCCGCCTTTGCCGCACTTGCCGGAGCCCCGGCGATCTTCGAGGAATGGATCGATTTCGAGCGCGAGATTTCGGTGATCGCGGCGCGCGGTCTCGATGGAGCGCTGATCTGCTTCGATCCCGCCGAAAACGAGCACCGCGAGGGTATTCTCCGGGTTTCGCGCGTGCCGGCCCGGATTACCGATGCCGTGGCCAGCGAAGCCCGCGGCCATGCGGCGCGGCTGTTGAGCGCGCTCGATTATGTCGGCGTGCTCGGGCTGGAGCTGTTCGTCGATCGCGAGGGCGGGCTGATTGCCAACGAGTTTGCGCCGCGCGTGCATAATTCCGGCCACTGGAGCGAGGCGGCCTGCGCGGTCTCGCAGTTCGAACAGCATATCCGCGCCGTCGTCGGTCTGCCGCTGGTCGATCCGGCGCGCATCGCCGACTGCGTGATGCACAACATCATCGGCGACGATATGGAGAAGGTGCCCGACTGGCTGAAGACGGCCGGCGCCCGGGTTCATCTCTACGGCAAGGCGGAAAGCCGGCCGGGACGCAAGATGGGGCATGTCACGGTGGTCGAAAGCCGCCGCAACGGTTGA
- the kdgT gene encoding 2-keto-3-deoxygluconate transporter, whose product MHIKRTIERIPGGMMLVPLLLGALCKTFYPEAGGYFGSFTNGLISGTVPILAVWFFCMGATISLKATGTVLRKSGNLVIVKALVAWGATVLAAHFLPIGGVEKGLFAGFSALAICAAMDMTNGGLYAAVMQQYGSKEEAGAFVLMSVESGPLVSMFVLGSAGVATFEPQIFVGAILPFLIGFALGNLDPELKEFFGKAVQTLIPFFGFALGNGIDLHVIASTGLSGLLLGLLVIIVTGIPLMIADKFIGGGNGTAGIAASSTAGAAVANPMIIASMVPALAPAAASATALVATSCLVTAILVPILTGLWAGRMKKNQPTLAMPEIVPPTTAERPPIVPAE is encoded by the coding sequence ATGCACATCAAAAGAACAATAGAACGGATCCCGGGCGGCATGATGCTTGTGCCGCTATTGCTGGGAGCCCTGTGCAAGACCTTCTATCCGGAAGCCGGCGGCTATTTCGGCTCCTTCACCAACGGCCTGATCTCGGGCACCGTCCCGATCCTGGCGGTCTGGTTCTTCTGCATGGGCGCGACGATCAGCCTGAAGGCCACCGGCACGGTGCTGCGCAAGTCAGGCAACCTCGTCATCGTCAAGGCGCTCGTCGCCTGGGGCGCCACCGTCCTCGCTGCGCATTTTCTCCCCATTGGCGGTGTCGAAAAGGGCCTGTTCGCCGGCTTCTCGGCTCTGGCCATCTGCGCGGCCATGGACATGACCAATGGCGGGCTCTATGCCGCCGTCATGCAGCAGTATGGCTCGAAGGAAGAAGCCGGCGCCTTCGTCCTGATGTCGGTCGAATCGGGGCCGCTGGTCTCGATGTTCGTCCTCGGCTCGGCCGGTGTCGCCACGTTTGAACCGCAGATCTTTGTCGGCGCCATCCTGCCCTTCCTGATCGGCTTCGCCCTCGGCAATCTCGATCCTGAACTGAAGGAATTCTTCGGCAAGGCCGTGCAGACGCTGATTCCCTTCTTCGGCTTCGCGCTCGGCAACGGCATCGACCTGCATGTCATCGCCAGCACCGGCCTCAGCGGTCTCCTGCTTGGCCTTCTGGTCATCATCGTCACCGGCATCCCGCTGATGATCGCCGACAAGTTCATCGGTGGCGGCAATGGCACCGCCGGTATTGCGGCCTCGTCGACCGCGGGGGCTGCTGTTGCCAACCCGATGATCATCGCCTCGATGGTCCCGGCCCTCGCCCCGGCAGCCGCTTCGGCAACGGCGCTTGTGGCCACCTCGTGCCTCGTCACCGCCATCCTGGTTCCCATCCTGACCGGTCTCTGGGCCGGCCGGATGAAGAAGAACCAGCCGACCCTGGCCATGCCCGAAATCGTGCCGCCAACGACGGCGGAACGGCCGCCGATCGTCCCCGCCGAATAA
- a CDS encoding DUF6665 family protein, producing MAKTTPILPGTDSKPLDPNLDALQYEIMQETAQALGRIGRQLEEALAALKRHDETPGSNQDRDELVQQAADRAFALFIQRDYLGLRTDHHLKATYDIPNEVMIRVGVMKKPEKPEP from the coding sequence ATGGCGAAGACGACACCGATATTGCCCGGAACGGACAGCAAACCGCTCGATCCCAATCTCGATGCGCTGCAATACGAGATCATGCAGGAGACGGCGCAGGCGCTGGGGCGGATCGGGCGGCAGCTCGAGGAGGCGCTTGCCGCGCTCAAGCGCCATGACGAGACGCCGGGCTCCAACCAGGATCGCGACGAACTGGTGCAGCAGGCCGCCGACCGCGCCTTCGCGCTGTTCATCCAGCGCGATTATCTCGGACTTCGCACCGACCATCACCTGAAGGCGACCTACGATATTCCGAACGAGGTGATGATCCGGGTCGGCGTGATGAAGAAGCCGGAGAAACCGGAGCCTTGA
- the cmk gene encoding (d)CMP kinase — protein sequence MALVIAIDGPAAAGKGTLARKLAAHYGLPHLDTGLTYRATAKALLDAGKPLDDETIAAEMAGAIDLSALDRNVLSAHEIGEVASKVAAMPSVRTALVAAQRRFAETGKGAVLDGRDIGTVVCPDAPAKLYVTADAEVRARRRYDEIVARGGSADFETILQDVERRDARDMGRADSPLRPAADAHLLDTSKMGIEAAFQAALSYIDARLDRNA from the coding sequence ATGGCACTGGTGATCGCAATCGACGGGCCGGCGGCAGCCGGAAAGGGAACGCTGGCGCGCAAGCTCGCCGCCCATTACGGTCTGCCGCATCTCGATACCGGCCTCACCTATCGCGCCACCGCCAAGGCGCTGCTCGATGCCGGCAAGCCGCTCGATGACGAGACAATTGCCGCCGAAATGGCTGGCGCCATCGATCTTTCCGCGCTTGACCGCAACGTGCTTTCCGCCCACGAGATCGGCGAGGTTGCCTCGAAGGTGGCGGCGATGCCTTCGGTGCGCACAGCCCTCGTTGCCGCGCAACGCCGCTTCGCCGAAACCGGCAAGGGCGCCGTTCTCGATGGCCGCGACATCGGTACGGTGGTCTGTCCGGATGCCCCGGCGAAACTTTATGTCACGGCCGATGCCGAAGTTCGCGCGCGACGCCGATATGACGAGATTGTTGCCCGTGGTGGTAGCGCCGATTTCGAAACGATACTGCAGGATGTCGAGCGCCGAGACGCCCGCGACATGGGCCGCGCCGACAGTCCTTTGCGTCCGGCGGCCGATGCGCACTTGCTTGATACGTCCAAAATGGGTATAGAGGCCGCGTTTCAGGCCGCTCTGTCTTATATAGACGCTCGGCTTGACCGAAATGCATGA
- a CDS encoding YdcH family protein has translation MTVQTHLAALEEKHSALERRLQNVMSSPSSHDDEIVDIKRRKLQLKDEMERLQQN, from the coding sequence ATGACTGTTCAGACTCACCTTGCCGCTCTTGAGGAAAAACATTCCGCGCTTGAGAGGAGATTGCAAAACGTAATGTCCTCACCGTCCAGCCATGACGATGAAATCGTCGATATCAAACGCAGGAAACTGCAGCTGAAAGACGAAATGGAGCGTCTCCAGCAGAACTGA
- the prmC gene encoding peptide chain release factor N(5)-glutamine methyltransferase produces the protein MAGLTLDALFRRTLAEFEAADLPAEDARHLVSGVLGLTLTEMVTEAGREIDPEECAAVEAAVERRKRREPVYRILGAREFYGLDFLLSPETLEPRPDTETLVAAVLPHLNRLVEERGTVRFADLGTGTGAIAIALLKHCAGANALATDISAEALETARSNALINGVADRFECARGFWYDAVIGRYDVIVSNPPYIGSADIEGLEPEVREHDPRAALDGGADGLDAYRVIAAGAADHLSEEGLVAVEVGFDQKVVVSAIFAAAGFNLLDAVRDFGGNDRVLIFAGRDAA, from the coding sequence ATGGCGGGTCTCACACTGGATGCGTTATTTCGTCGCACCCTCGCCGAATTCGAGGCTGCGGACCTTCCCGCAGAGGACGCCCGTCATCTCGTCAGCGGTGTTCTCGGGCTCACCCTGACGGAGATGGTGACGGAGGCAGGTCGGGAGATTGATCCGGAAGAATGCGCCGCCGTCGAAGCGGCCGTCGAGCGGCGCAAACGCCGCGAGCCGGTCTACCGGATCCTCGGCGCCCGCGAGTTCTATGGCCTCGATTTCCTGCTCTCGCCTGAAACGCTGGAGCCGCGTCCCGACACCGAAACCCTGGTTGCCGCAGTGCTGCCCCATCTGAACCGCCTCGTGGAGGAACGGGGCACCGTACGCTTCGCCGACCTTGGCACCGGAACCGGGGCGATCGCCATTGCACTTCTGAAGCACTGCGCCGGGGCAAACGCGCTCGCGACCGATATTTCCGCCGAAGCCCTTGAAACAGCGCGCAGCAATGCCTTGATTAATGGTGTTGCAGACCGCTTCGAATGCGCCAGGGGTTTCTGGTATGACGCGGTCATCGGGCGGTATGACGTGATCGTCTCCAATCCGCCCTATATCGGCTCCGCCGACATCGAAGGCCTGGAACCGGAAGTGCGCGAGCATGATCCGCGTGCAGCCCTTGATGGTGGCGCCGACGGGCTTGATGCCTATCGTGTGATCGCGGCGGGCGCGGCCGATCATCTTTCCGAAGAGGGTCTTGTGGCGGTCGAGGTCGGATTTGATCAGAAGGTTGTGGTCAGCGCGATTTTTGCTGCCGCCGGTTTTAATCTTCTCGATGCCGTGCGAGATTTCGGCGGCAATGATCGCGTTCTCATTTTTGCCGGAAGGGACGCGGCGTGA
- the ykgO gene encoding type B 50S ribosomal protein L36, translated as MKIKNSLKALKSRHRENRLVRRKGRVYIINKQNPRFKARQG; from the coding sequence ATGAAGATCAAGAATTCGCTCAAGGCGCTCAAGTCCCGCCACCGCGAGAACCGTCTGGTGCGCCGCAAGGGCCGCGTCTACATCATCAACAAGCAGAACCCGCGCTTCAAGGCTCGCCAGGGCTGA
- the rpsA gene encoding 30S ribosomal protein S1, with the protein MTADTPTRDDFAAMLEESFGANNDLAEGYVAKGLVTAIEKDVAIIDVGLKVEGRVPLKEFGAKGKDGELNVGDEVEVYVERIENALGEAVLSREKARREEAWVKLEAKFEAGERVEGLIFNQVKGGFTVDLDGAIAFLPRSQVDIRPIRDVSPLMHTPQPFEILKMDKRRGNIVVSRRTVLEESRAEQRSEIVQNLEEGQVVEGVVKNITDYGAFVDLGGIDGLLHVTDMAWRRVNHPTELLTIGQQVKVQIIRINQETHRISLGMKQLEADPWDGISAKYPEGKKITGTVTNITDYGAFVELEPGIEGLIHISEMSWTKKNVHPGKILSTSQEVDVVVLEVDPAKRRISLGLKQTLENPWEAFSFSHPSGTVVEGEIKNKTEFGLFIGLEGDVDGMVHLSDLDWNRPGEQVIEEYNKGDIVKAVVLDVDIEKERISLGIKQLGKDALTEAAASGDLRKGAVVSCEVTATNDGGVEVKLVNHDDITSFIRRSDLARDRDEQRPERFSVGQVFDARVTNFSKRDRKVMLSIKALEIAEEKEAVAQFGSSDSGASLGDILGAALKNRDDQ; encoded by the coding sequence ATGACTGCAGATACCCCCACCCGCGACGATTTTGCCGCGATGCTCGAAGAGTCCTTCGGCGCAAATAACGATCTCGCGGAAGGTTATGTTGCCAAGGGCCTCGTCACGGCCATTGAAAAGGACGTCGCCATCATCGATGTCGGCCTCAAGGTCGAAGGCCGCGTGCCGCTGAAGGAATTCGGCGCGAAGGGCAAGGACGGCGAACTCAACGTCGGCGACGAAGTCGAAGTCTATGTCGAGCGCATCGAAAACGCGCTGGGCGAGGCTGTTCTTTCGCGCGAAAAGGCTCGCCGCGAGGAAGCCTGGGTCAAGCTCGAAGCCAAGTTCGAAGCCGGCGAGCGCGTCGAAGGCCTGATCTTCAACCAGGTCAAGGGCGGCTTCACGGTCGACCTCGACGGTGCGATTGCCTTCCTGCCGCGTTCGCAGGTCGATATCCGTCCGATCCGTGACGTATCGCCGCTGATGCACACGCCGCAGCCGTTCGAAATCCTGAAGATGGACAAGCGCCGCGGCAACATCGTCGTTTCGCGCCGGACCGTTCTTGAGGAAAGCCGTGCGGAACAGCGTTCGGAAATCGTTCAGAACCTCGAAGAAGGCCAGGTTGTCGAAGGTGTCGTCAAGAACATCACCGATTACGGCGCATTCGTGGATCTCGGCGGCATCGACGGCCTGCTGCACGTCACCGACATGGCATGGCGCCGCGTCAACCACCCGACCGAGCTTCTGACCATCGGCCAGCAGGTCAAGGTCCAGATCATCCGCATCAACCAGGAAACGCACCGCATTTCCCTGGGCATGAAGCAGCTGGAAGCCGACCCGTGGGATGGCATTTCCGCGAAGTATCCGGAAGGCAAGAAGATCACCGGTACCGTCACGAACATCACCGATTACGGTGCGTTCGTCGAGCTGGAGCCGGGCATCGAAGGCCTGATCCACATTTCGGAAATGTCCTGGACCAAGAAGAACGTACACCCCGGCAAGATCCTGTCCACGAGCCAGGAAGTCGACGTTGTCGTTCTCGAAGTCGATCCGGCCAAGCGCCGCATCTCCCTCGGCCTCAAGCAGACGCTCGAGAACCCCTGGGAAGCCTTCTCCTTCTCGCATCCGTCCGGCACGGTTGTTGAAGGCGAGATCAAGAACAAGACCGAGTTCGGCCTGTTCATCGGTCTCGAAGGCGACGTTGACGGCATGGTGCACCTCTCCGACCTCGACTGGAACCGTCCGGGCGAACAGGTCATCGAGGAGTACAACAAGGGCGACATCGTCAAGGCCGTCGTTCTCGACGTCGATATCGAGAAGGAGCGTATCTCGCTCGGTATCAAGCAGCTCGGCAAGGACGCACTGACGGAAGCGGCTGCTTCCGGCGACCTGCGCAAGGGTGCGGTCGTCTCGTGCGAGGTCACGGCGACCAATGATGGTGGCGTCGAAGTGAAGCTCGTCAACCACGACGACATCACCTCGTTCATCCGTCGTTCGGATCTCGCCCGCGACCGCGACGAGCAGCGCCCCGAGCGTTTCTCGGTCGGCCAGGTCTTCGACGCCCGCGTCACCAACTTCTCCAAGCGCGACCGCAAGGTCATGCTCTCCATCAAGGCGCTTGAAATCGCCGAGGAGAAGGAAGCTGTTGCACAGTTCGGCTCGTCCGACAGCGGCGCTTCGCTCGGCGACATCCTGGGTGCCGCGCTGAAGAACCGCGACGACCAGTAA
- a CDS encoding DUF4167 domain-containing protein codes for MRSGQQNKRGRGRGNNNNNFNRKGANPLTRTYDSTGPDVKVRGTAQHIAEKYMSLARDAQSAGDRVMAENYLQHAEHYNRIIASAQAQLQERYQRDDRDNDDEDDNNNASSARNNNQGNDRNERNERRDQQPRRQEASVDADGPQPVIDGTPAEVAAEEADGQPVEKGRRRSAAASRPRRTKRAAAEAAGENAGNDSAAAEADASADEGEAPKKPARRRRAPKAEAKDNDASEKPAMADAASE; via the coding sequence ATGAGGTCAGGACAGCAGAATAAACGCGGTCGCGGGCGCGGTAATAATAACAACAACTTCAACCGCAAGGGCGCGAATCCGTTGACCCGGACCTATGACAGTACTGGTCCTGATGTGAAGGTTCGCGGCACAGCCCAGCATATCGCGGAGAAGTACATGTCGCTCGCTCGCGATGCGCAGAGTGCCGGCGACCGGGTGATGGCGGAGAACTATCTCCAGCACGCCGAACATTACAATCGCATCATCGCCTCCGCGCAGGCCCAGTTGCAGGAGCGCTATCAGCGCGACGATCGCGACAATGATGACGAGGACGACAACAACAACGCCTCGTCCGCCCGCAACAACAACCAGGGCAATGACCGCAACGAGCGCAATGAGCGCCGCGATCAGCAGCCGCGCCGCCAGGAAGCATCGGTCGATGCCGACGGCCCGCAGCCGGTGATCGACGGCACGCCGGCCGAAGTCGCTGCCGAAGAGGCAGATGGTCAGCCGGTCGAGAAGGGGCGCCGCCGTTCGGCCGCCGCTTCCCGCCCGCGCCGCACCAAGCGCGCCGCCGCCGAAGCCGCAGGTGAAAACGCCGGCAATGACAGCGCCGCCGCCGAAGCCGATGCCTCCGCCGATGAGGGCGAGGCGCCGAAGAAGCCGGCCCGCCGTCGCCGCGCGCCGAAGGCTGAAGCCAAGGACAATGACGCCAGCGAAAAGCCGGCCATGGCCGACGCCGCTTCGGAATAA
- a CDS encoding tetratricopeptide repeat protein — protein MRFFISAVLISTALVAQPALAQMAPDAPTPELLPPAGETVAPDQQPAEAILQPNEDGDTLARLFRQLRRARDADEAAAFAKRIDDTLDLSPSATVSLLIKWSDDAENDGRTASALDFLSEAIALRPDEPAAYRKRAVIHYTHGDINRAMDDIRSALDLEPRDIGALGLMATILDQAGRQQAAVAVWRRYLELYPADRDVSSYVDRTENEIAGERL, from the coding sequence ATGCGCTTTTTCATATCCGCCGTTCTGATCTCGACCGCTCTCGTCGCCCAGCCTGCCCTGGCGCAGATGGCCCCCGATGCGCCGACTCCCGAGTTGCTGCCGCCGGCCGGAGAGACGGTCGCGCCGGACCAGCAGCCAGCCGAGGCCATCCTTCAGCCGAATGAGGATGGCGATACGCTTGCCCGTCTGTTCCGCCAGCTCCGCCGCGCGCGCGATGCCGATGAAGCCGCCGCCTTCGCAAAGCGGATCGACGATACGCTGGATCTTTCGCCGAGCGCCACTGTCAGCCTGCTGATCAAATGGTCGGACGATGCGGAAAATGACGGCCGCACCGCCTCCGCGCTCGATTTTCTCTCAGAAGCGATCGCCCTCAGGCCGGACGAGCCGGCCGCCTACCGCAAGCGCGCGGTGATCCACTATACCCATGGCGACATCAATCGGGCGATGGATGACATCCGTTCGGCGCTCGATCTCGAGCCGCGCGACATCGGTGCGCTCGGCCTGATGGCGACGATCCTCGACCAGGCGGGCCGTCAGCAGGCCGCCGTCGCGGTCTGGCGGCGCTATCTCGAGCTTTATCCCGCCGACCGGGACGTAAGCTCCTATGTCGACCGAACGGAAAACGAAATCGCCGGCGAGCGGCTCTAG
- the purE gene encoding 5-(carboxyamino)imidazole ribonucleotide mutase, translating into MSPIMNPPVAIVMGSQSDWETMKNAADILDILEVDYDARIVSAHRTPDRMYDFARGARGEGFQVIIAGAGGAAHLPGMLAALTPLPVFGVPVQSRALSGQDSLLSIVQMPAGIPVGTLAIGKAGAVNAALLAAAVLALADPDLAGRLDDYRARQSASIAEYPIDKDE; encoded by the coding sequence ATGAGCCCGATCATGAACCCGCCAGTCGCCATCGTCATGGGCTCCCAGTCAGACTGGGAAACGATGAAGAACGCCGCCGATATCCTGGATATCCTCGAAGTTGACTACGATGCCCGCATCGTCTCGGCGCACCGCACGCCGGACCGGATGTATGACTTTGCCCGTGGCGCGCGGGGTGAGGGGTTTCAAGTGATCATCGCCGGTGCCGGCGGTGCTGCGCATCTGCCGGGCATGCTGGCGGCGTTGACCCCGCTTCCCGTCTTCGGCGTACCGGTGCAGTCGCGCGCGCTGTCGGGCCAGGACAGCCTTCTTTCGATCGTGCAGATGCCGGCCGGCATTCCCGTGGGCACGCTTGCCATCGGCAAGGCAGGCGCGGTCAACGCGGCGCTGCTTGCGGCCGCGGTTCTGGCGCTTGCAGATCCCGATCTTGCCGGCAGGCTCGATGATTATCGCGCCCGCCAGTCGGCCAGCATCGCCGAATATCCCATCGACAAGGACGAATAA